A section of the Pan paniscus chromosome 7, NHGRI_mPanPan1-v2.0_pri, whole genome shotgun sequence genome encodes:
- the LOC134730907 gene encoding putative exonuclease GOR: protein MLRATAPCWFPPGYPEAKKVAEEAALEARSRQLGAEQSQAGAPEGSKMLRATAPCWFPPGYPEAKKVAEEAALEARSRQLGAEQSQAGAPEGSKMLRATAPCWFPPGYPEAKKVAEEAALEAPEFPLPSHQPAQSFGLRVPQMHNQASAFVDIQAEPQNRGPAVPPACPKVVTEACYFPAQRGSACCLPAAPRLTERPSGVRISAPRKRKTIAQSSSPCLVTGCTDAKRTRVASSSQRSSGSKVGRQPGKTRNRSGMACKTTTTISSKRIVRRPSLPSLKKPIVLRRSGCQVPTVLRRGYLQLFTEECLKFCASKQEAEEKALNEEKVAYDCSPNKNRYLNVVLNTLKRLKGLTPSSMPGLSRAALYSRLQEFLLSQDQLEENGYPFPHPERPGGAVLFTGQGKGPGDSSCRVCCRCGTEYLVSSSGRCVRDQLCYYHWGRVRSSQVAGGRVSQYTCCAAAPGSVGCQVAKQHVRDGRKDSLDGFVETFKKELSRDAYPGIYALDCEMCYTTHGLELTRVTVVDADMRVVYDTFVKPDNEIVDYNTRFSGVTEADVAKTSITLPQVQAILLSFFSAQTILIGHSLESDLLALKLIHSTVVDTAVLFPHYLGFPYKRSLRNLAADYLGQIIQDSQDGHNSSEDANACLQLVMWKVRQRAQIQPRHRSASPAALA, encoded by the coding sequence atgttgcgagccacagctccctgctggttcccacctggatacccagaagctaagaaggtggccgaggaggcggccctggaggcaagaagccgccagttgggagcggagcagagccaggccggtgctcccgaaggcagcaagatgttgcgagccacagctccctgctggttcccacctggatacccagaagctaagaaggtggccgaggaggcggccctggaggcaagaagccgccagttgggagcggagcagagccaggccggtgctcccgaaggcagcaagatgttgcgagccacagctccctgctggttcccacctggatacccagaagctaagaaggtggccgaggaggcggccctcgaggctccagaattccccctgccctctcatcagcctgcccagagcttcgggctccgggtgccccagatgcacaaccaggcctccgcatttgtggacatccaggcggagccccagaacaggggtccggcggtgcccccagcgtgtcccaaggtggtgacggaggcgtgctacttccctgcacagaggggatcggcctgctgcttgccagccgccccaaggctgacagagaggccctcgggagtccgcatctcagcccccaggaagaggaagacgatcgcccagtcttccagcccttgcttggtcacaggttgcacagatgccaagagaacccgcgtggccagcagcagccaacgctccagtggctccaaggtcggcagacagccagggaagacgcgcaacaggtcagggatggcatgcaagaccaccaccaccatcagctctaagcgaatcgtccgtcgtccatccttaccgagtttgaagaaacctattgtcctccgaaggtctgggtgccaagtccccaccgtcctccgccgaggctatctccaactgttcaccgaagagtgtctcaagttctgcgcctccaagcaggaggccgaggagaaggcgctgaacgaggagaaggtggcctacgactgcagccccaacaagaacaggtacctgaacgtggtcctgaacaccctcaagagactgaagggcctgacccccagctccatgccgggcctcagcagggccgccctgtacagccgcctccaggagttcctgctcagccaggaccagctcgaggagaacggctaccccttcccgcaccccgagcggcccggaggcgccgtcctcttcactggccaggggaaggggcccggcgactcctcctgcagggtctgctgccgttgtggcaccgagtacctggtgtcctcctcgggccgctgtgtacgcgaccagttgtgttattatcactgggggcgggtccgctcgagccaggtggctggaggccgggttagccagtacacctgctgtgcagctgctcctggctctgtgggctgccaggtggcaaagcagcacgtgcgggacggccgcaaggacagcctcgatggcttcgtggagaccttcaagaaagagttgtccagagacgcttatccaggaatctacgccttggactgtgagatgtgctacaccacgcatggcctagagctgacccgcgtcaccgtggtggacgccgacatgcgagtggtgtacgacaccttcgtcaagcccgacaacgagatcgtggactacaacaccaggttttccggagtcaccgaggccgacgtcgccaagacgagcatcaccttgccccaagtgcaagccatcctgctgagctttttcagcgcccaaaccatcctcatcgggcacagcctggagagcgatctgctggccctgaagctcatccacagcaccgtggtggacacggccgtgctcttcccgcactacctgggtttcccctacaagcgttccctcaggaatctcgcggccgactacctgggacagatcatccaggacagccaggacggccacaactccagcgaggacgcaaacgcctgcctgcagctggtgatgtggaaggtccgacagcgcgcccagatccagccacgccaccggtccgcctctcccgccgccctggcc